The proteins below are encoded in one region of bacterium:
- a CDS encoding carbohydrate kinase family protein produces MTRAPRLDVIGFGFNTIDHVCVVDRPPLTDGKARARAYQQLPGGQVPTALVALQRWRLRTAYIGPFGDDAGGALQRRSLAAARVDLSGAVQRRGVASQTSVILVDAVTGERSILWHRPPELALRAGELDLSLIGSGRALLLDAADADTALLAAERAQASGMLVMLDVDEPGPRTGELLARSTVVIVGDGFPPRHTGIADLAAALRHMAAAGPRLVVATLGAGGALAWADGRSHYVPAVPVPVVDTTSAGDCYHAAALFGLLHGWTTPRTLRFAAAAAALACTRLGGRSSIPELGDVERLADRLA; encoded by the coding sequence CCGGCCGCCGCTCACCGACGGCAAGGCGCGCGCCCGCGCGTATCAACAGCTCCCCGGCGGCCAGGTGCCGACCGCGCTGGTGGCGCTGCAGCGCTGGCGGCTGCGCACCGCCTACATCGGCCCCTTCGGCGACGACGCCGGCGGCGCGCTGCAACGCCGCTCGCTGGCAGCGGCGCGCGTCGACCTCAGCGGGGCGGTGCAGCGGCGCGGCGTCGCCAGCCAGACGTCGGTGATCCTCGTCGACGCGGTCACCGGCGAGCGCAGCATCCTCTGGCACCGCCCCCCGGAGCTGGCGCTGCGCGCCGGCGAGCTGGATCTGTCGCTCATCGGCTCCGGACGGGCGCTGCTGCTCGACGCCGCCGACGCCGACACGGCGCTGCTCGCCGCCGAGCGAGCACAGGCGTCCGGCATGCTGGTGATGCTCGACGTCGACGAACCCGGACCGCGCACCGGCGAGCTGCTGGCGCGCAGCACCGTCGTCATCGTCGGCGACGGATTCCCGCCGCGCCACACCGGCATCGCCGACCTCGCCGCCGCACTGCGCCACATGGCTGCCGCCGGCCCCCGGCTGGTCGTCGCGACCCTCGGGGCCGGCGGCGCCCTCGCCTGGGCCGACGGTCGCTCGCACTACGTGCCAGCCGTTCCCGTCCCGGTGGTCGACACCACCAGCGCCGGCGACTGCTACCACGCCGCGGCGCTGTTCGGACTGCTGCACGGGTGGACGACCCCGCGCACCCTGCGCTTCGCCGCCGCCGCCGCCGCGCTCGCCTGCACGCGCCTCGGCGGCCGCTCGAGCATCCCCGAGCTGGGCGACGTCGAGCGCCTCGCCGACCGCCTCGCATAA
- a CDS encoding efflux RND transporter permease subunit, translating to MTLVDVCIRRPVATTMFIAFLVVLGWFSYRQLSVDLYPNVDFPITAVTTTLSGASVEEMESSVTKPLEEAINTIEGIDELTSTTSEGLSTIIVFFNLSRDGDAGAQDVRDKVSTVLSQLPAGTDAPVVAKFDIESTPILSIVVSGNRDLREVTEIAKRQIKEDIETQRGVGSVSLIGGLERAINIVLDTDRLAAYGLSIDQVRNAIRAQNIEIPGGRVDQGQKELILRTMGRIQRAEDFGELIVGSAQGRPLRIADIGRVEDAAVEPRALARLDGRPAVTLLIRKQTGTNTVAVIETVKKRLERIRSTLPVDIDIQMVRDQSRFIGRSIDEVKLHLVLAGILVSLTVMLFIANLRATLIAAVAIPTSIIATFTVMRYLDFTLNNVTMLALVLATGIVIDDAVVVLENIFRYMEEKGVSARQAASAATGEISLAVMATTLSLVVIFLPVAFMEGQVGRFFNSYGVTVAVSIIVSLIVSFTLTPMLCAHFLTVSPGRHQTQRGFYGAIERAYGGVLGWSLRHRWVLVLLSAAVLASTVPLFAMVGKDFMPHDDQSEFEVIVQTPEGFSLQRTDETLRAIEARLGELPHVRHLLTTIGDTSGRLRAGEGPVTTGSIYVRLSELDERDLSQNDVMKQAREVVADYPDLRTSVQAVNLLVSGGHRFSDLEFDLTGPSLAKLETYSKQLMEGMRATPGLVDVDTTLSVRQPELQVQIQREKASSFGINVRDIASALRTLIGGEPISTYREEQEQIDVWLRAQLQNRSDPRAIGDVTIATPGGELVRLANLAMLSEERGPAQIDHHNRQRKVTLVANLDGLPLGTAVERVKKLVADLDMPPTYGIIFTGRAKSLGESNANFLLAFLLSFIFMYMILAAQFESFLHPVTIMLALPLTLPFALLSLWLLGETLNIYSILGLFMLFGIVKKNGILQIDYTNTLRAQGLARDAAILQANHVRLRPILMTTVMLVAGMIPIALGRGPGSASRASMAKVIIGGQTLCLLLTLLMTPVAYSLFDDLAHVHPLRRLRQWLPARWRRVSSNGRSPA from the coding sequence ATGACGCTCGTCGACGTCTGCATCCGGCGGCCGGTGGCCACCACCATGTTCATCGCCTTCCTGGTGGTGCTCGGGTGGTTCTCGTACCGGCAGCTCTCGGTCGACCTCTACCCCAACGTCGACTTCCCGATCACCGCCGTCACCACGACGCTCTCCGGGGCCAGCGTCGAGGAGATGGAGAGCAGCGTCACCAAGCCGCTCGAAGAGGCGATCAACACCATCGAGGGCATCGACGAGCTGACCTCGACGACCAGCGAGGGGCTGTCGACCATCATCGTCTTCTTCAACCTGTCGCGCGACGGCGACGCCGGCGCCCAGGACGTGCGCGACAAGGTCTCCACCGTGCTGTCGCAACTCCCCGCCGGCACCGACGCGCCGGTGGTGGCGAAGTTCGACATCGAGAGCACGCCGATCCTCAGCATCGTCGTCTCCGGCAACCGCGACCTGCGCGAGGTGACCGAGATCGCCAAGCGGCAGATCAAGGAAGACATCGAGACGCAGCGCGGCGTCGGCTCGGTGTCGCTGATCGGCGGCCTCGAGCGCGCCATCAACATCGTCCTCGACACCGACCGGCTGGCCGCCTACGGGCTGTCGATCGACCAGGTGCGCAACGCCATCCGGGCGCAGAACATCGAGATCCCCGGCGGCCGCGTCGACCAGGGGCAGAAGGAGCTGATCCTCCGCACCATGGGGCGCATCCAGCGCGCCGAGGACTTCGGCGAGCTGATCGTCGGCAGCGCCCAGGGCCGGCCGCTGCGCATCGCCGACATCGGCCGGGTCGAGGACGCCGCCGTCGAGCCGCGCGCCCTCGCCCGCCTCGACGGCCGCCCGGCGGTGACCCTGCTGATCCGCAAGCAGACCGGCACCAACACCGTCGCCGTCATCGAGACGGTGAAGAAGCGGCTCGAGCGCATCCGCTCCACCCTGCCCGTCGACATCGACATCCAGATGGTCCGCGACCAGTCGCGCTTCATCGGCCGGTCGATCGACGAGGTGAAGCTGCACCTGGTGCTGGCCGGCATTCTGGTCAGCCTGACGGTGATGCTCTTCATCGCCAACCTGCGCGCGACCCTGATCGCCGCGGTGGCGATCCCGACCTCGATCATCGCCACCTTCACGGTGATGCGCTACCTCGACTTCACGCTGAACAATGTCACCATGCTGGCGCTGGTGCTGGCGACCGGCATCGTCATCGACGACGCCGTCGTCGTGCTCGAGAACATCTTCCGCTACATGGAGGAGAAGGGCGTCAGCGCCCGCCAGGCGGCGAGCGCCGCCACCGGCGAGATCAGCCTGGCGGTCATGGCGACGACCCTGTCGCTGGTGGTCATCTTTCTGCCCGTCGCCTTCATGGAGGGCCAGGTCGGACGCTTCTTCAACAGCTACGGCGTCACCGTCGCGGTCTCGATCATCGTCTCGCTGATCGTCTCCTTCACCTTGACGCCGATGCTGTGCGCCCATTTCCTCACCGTCAGCCCCGGCCGTCACCAGACGCAGCGCGGCTTCTACGGCGCCATCGAGCGGGCCTACGGCGGGGTGCTCGGCTGGTCGCTGCGCCACCGCTGGGTGCTGGTGCTCCTGTCGGCGGCGGTGCTGGCGAGCACGGTGCCGCTGTTCGCCATGGTCGGCAAGGACTTCATGCCGCACGACGACCAGAGCGAGTTCGAGGTCATCGTGCAGACGCCGGAGGGCTTCAGCCTGCAGCGCACCGACGAGACGCTGCGCGCCATCGAGGCGCGCCTCGGCGAGCTGCCGCACGTGCGCCACCTGCTGACCACCATCGGCGACACCTCCGGCCGCCTGCGCGCCGGCGAGGGGCCGGTGACCACCGGCTCGATCTACGTCCGCCTCAGCGAGCTCGACGAACGCGACCTCTCGCAGAACGACGTCATGAAGCAGGCGCGCGAGGTCGTCGCCGACTACCCCGACCTGCGCACCAGCGTGCAGGCGGTGAACCTCCTGGTCAGCGGCGGCCACCGCTTCAGCGATCTCGAGTTCGACCTCACCGGCCCCAGCCTGGCGAAGCTCGAGACCTACTCGAAGCAGCTCATGGAGGGCATGCGGGCCACCCCCGGGCTGGTCGACGTCGACACCACGCTGTCGGTGCGCCAGCCCGAGCTGCAGGTGCAGATCCAGCGCGAGAAGGCGTCGTCGTTCGGCATCAACGTGCGCGACATCGCCAGCGCGCTGCGCACCCTGATCGGCGGCGAGCCGATCAGCACCTACCGTGAGGAGCAGGAGCAGATCGACGTCTGGCTGCGCGCCCAGCTCCAGAACCGCAGCGACCCGCGCGCCATCGGCGACGTCACCATCGCCACCCCCGGCGGCGAGCTGGTGCGCCTCGCCAATCTCGCCATGCTCAGCGAGGAACGCGGCCCGGCGCAGATCGACCACCACAACCGGCAGCGCAAAGTGACGCTGGTCGCCAACCTCGACGGCCTGCCCCTCGGCACCGCCGTCGAGCGGGTGAAGAAGCTGGTCGCCGACCTCGACATGCCGCCCACCTACGGCATCATCTTCACCGGCCGCGCCAAGTCGCTGGGGGAGAGCAACGCGAACTTCCTGCTCGCCTTCCTGCTCAGCTTCATCTTCATGTACATGATCCTGGCGGCGCAGTTCGAGAGCTTCCTGCACCCGGTCACCATCATGCTGGCGCTGCCGCTGACCCTGCCGTTCGCGCTGCTGTCGCTGTGGCTGCTCGGCGAGACGCTCAACATCTACAGCATCCTCGGCCTGTTCATGCTCTTCGGCATCGTGAAGAAGAACGGCATCCTGCAGATCGACTACACCAACACGTTGCGCGCCCAGGGCCTGGCGCGCGACGCCGCCATCCTGCAGGCCAACCACGTCCGCCTGCGGCCGATCCTGATGACCACGGTGATGCTGGTCGCCGGCATGATCCCGATCGCCCTCGGCCGCGGTCCGGGATCGGCGAGCCGCGCCTCGATGGCCAAGGTGATCATCGGCGGCCAGACGCTCTGCCTGCTGCTGACGCTGCTGATGACGCCGGTGGCCTATTCGCTCTTCGACGATCTGGCGCACGTGCACCCCCTGCGCCGCCTGCGCCAGTGGCTGCCGGCGCGCTGGCGCCGCGTGTCGAGCAACGGGCGCAGCCCGGCGTGA
- the ddpX gene encoding D-alanyl-D-alanine dipeptidase — protein MNALAALRLALLLLAAPPTPAATPAALVDAAALIPGLRLDLRYATPRNFTGRALYATPRCLLRPAVVERLARAQQAATAQGLGLKVYDCYRPLSVQRAMWTLVPDERYVADPAKGSRHNRGAAVDLTLVDASGRELAMPTGFDDFSARAHRDYQDLPPAALANRARLERLMTEAGFTGLPTEWWHFDADGWERFEVLDLPLN, from the coding sequence GTGAACGCCCTCGCGGCCCTGCGCCTGGCGCTGCTCCTGCTGGCAGCGCCGCCGACGCCCGCCGCCACGCCGGCGGCGCTGGTCGACGCCGCGGCGCTGATCCCGGGCCTGCGCCTCGACCTTCGCTACGCCACGCCCCGCAACTTCACCGGGCGCGCGCTCTATGCCACGCCCCGCTGCCTCCTGCGCCCCGCCGTCGTCGAGCGCCTGGCGCGCGCCCAGCAGGCGGCCACCGCCCAGGGGCTCGGGCTGAAGGTGTACGACTGCTACCGGCCGCTGTCGGTGCAGCGGGCGATGTGGACGCTGGTGCCCGACGAGCGCTACGTCGCCGATCCCGCCAAGGGCTCGCGCCACAACCGCGGCGCCGCCGTCGACCTGACGCTGGTCGACGCCAGCGGCAGGGAGCTGGCGATGCCGACGGGGTTCGACGACTTCTCGGCGCGCGCGCATCGCGACTACCAGGACCTGCCGCCGGCGGCGCTCGCCAACCGCGCGCGGCTCGAGCGCCTGATGACCGAGGCCGGCTTCACCGGCCTGCCGACCGAGTGGTGGCACTTCGACGCCGACGGCTGGGAGCGGTTCGAGGTGCTCGACCTGCCGCTGAACTGA
- a CDS encoding dicarboxylate/amino acid:cation symporter: protein MLIGLVAGALLGVAAHLLLGDSPVLDAILTYGTEPIGRIFLRLLFMLVLPLIVSALALGVAELRDLHELGRIGLKTLAYTVAVSSVAVLIGIVLVNLIRPGDGLSPHLRDQLTARAVPPAAGALAGGASGVDFLVQLVPSNLIKAMTDGDMLAVMVFALFLGVGLVMTRTDAARAFTRGLQGLYDVTMHMLGLVIRVAPYGVACLLFSLTARLGYDILRQLGWFVLTVVLGLALQQFGVYAASVRFLGGMSPRTFYRGVRPAMITAFSTASSNATLPTALEVAEENLRLPPQVSRFVLTLGSTANQNGTALFEGVTVLFLAQFYGVQLGLPQQILVVFICILGGIGTAGVPAGSIPVIAMILGMIGVPPDGIGIILGVDRLLDMCRTTVNVTGDLAAAVVVARGEGDPT from the coding sequence ATGCTGATCGGCCTGGTCGCCGGCGCGCTCCTGGGCGTCGCCGCCCACCTGCTGCTCGGCGACAGCCCCGTCCTCGACGCGATCCTCACCTACGGCACCGAGCCGATCGGCCGCATCTTCCTGCGCCTGCTGTTCATGCTCGTCCTGCCGCTGATCGTCTCGGCCCTGGCGCTCGGCGTCGCCGAGCTGCGCGACCTGCACGAGCTCGGGCGCATCGGGCTCAAGACCCTCGCCTACACGGTCGCGGTCTCCAGCGTCGCGGTGCTGATCGGCATCGTGCTGGTGAACCTCATCCGCCCGGGCGATGGCCTGTCGCCGCACCTGCGCGACCAGCTCACCGCCCGCGCCGTGCCGCCGGCGGCGGGCGCGCTGGCCGGCGGCGCGAGCGGCGTCGACTTCCTCGTCCAACTCGTGCCGAGCAACCTCATCAAAGCGATGACCGATGGCGACATGCTGGCGGTCATGGTGTTCGCCCTCTTCCTCGGCGTCGGCCTGGTGATGACGCGCACCGACGCGGCGCGCGCCTTCACGCGCGGCCTGCAGGGCCTCTACGACGTCACCATGCACATGCTGGGGCTGGTGATCCGCGTCGCGCCGTACGGCGTCGCCTGCCTGCTCTTCAGCCTCACCGCCCGGCTCGGCTACGACATCCTGCGCCAGCTCGGTTGGTTCGTGCTCACCGTCGTCCTCGGCCTGGCGCTGCAACAATTCGGCGTCTACGCCGCCAGCGTCCGCTTCCTCGGCGGCATGAGCCCGCGCACCTTCTACCGCGGCGTGCGGCCGGCGATGATCACCGCCTTCTCCACCGCCTCGAGCAACGCCACCCTGCCGACGGCGCTCGAGGTGGCGGAGGAGAACCTGCGCCTGCCGCCGCAGGTGAGCCGCTTCGTCCTCACCCTCGGCTCCACCGCCAACCAGAACGGGACGGCGCTGTTCGAGGGCGTCACCGTGCTCTTCCTGGCGCAGTTCTACGGCGTGCAGCTCGGCCTGCCGCAGCAGATCCTGGTGGTGTTCATCTGCATCCTCGGCGGCATCGGCACCGCCGGCGTGCCCGCCGGCTCGATCCCGGTGATCGCGATGATCCTCGGCATGATCGGCGTGCCGCCGGACGGCATCGGCATCATCCTCGGCGTCGACCGCCTGCTCGACATGTGCCGCACGACGGTGAACGTCACCGGCGATCTCGCCGCCGCGGTGGTCGTCGCGCGCGGCGAGGGCGACCCGACCTGA
- a CDS encoding TetR/AcrR family transcriptional regulator, translating to MRGRKKSADTRAAILRCAAEVFSQRPYHEVLTDEISSRLHMGKGTLYRYFPSKEELYFATLVDGLQGMQDAIEAVLSEPGPLERTIEALTSTIIGYFWQRRDFFVLLHRHETKIDPNERVEWQQRREAVVEKVGARIAAELGRNRMEPRLAVEMLFGMIRSACLYRDDRAKPDQLARLVTRTFLGGVRGQSEHAPAPALARRRAAGGKR from the coding sequence ATGCGAGGGCGAAAGAAGAGCGCGGACACGCGCGCGGCGATCCTGCGCTGCGCGGCGGAGGTCTTCTCGCAGCGGCCCTACCACGAGGTGCTGACCGACGAGATCAGCTCGCGGCTCCACATGGGCAAGGGCACCCTGTACCGGTACTTCCCCTCCAAGGAAGAGCTGTACTTCGCCACCCTGGTCGACGGCCTGCAGGGCATGCAGGACGCGATCGAGGCGGTGCTCAGCGAGCCGGGACCGCTGGAGCGGACGATCGAGGCGCTGACCAGCACGATCATCGGCTACTTCTGGCAGCGGCGGGATTTCTTCGTGCTGCTGCACCGGCACGAGACGAAGATCGACCCGAACGAGCGGGTCGAATGGCAGCAGCGGCGCGAGGCGGTGGTCGAGAAGGTCGGGGCGCGCATCGCCGCCGAGCTCGGGCGCAACCGCATGGAGCCGCGCCTGGCGGTGGAGATGTTGTTCGGCATGATCCGCTCCGCGTGTCTGTATCGCGACGACCGCGCCAAGCCCGATCAGTTGGCGCGCCTGGTGACGCGCACCTTCCTCGGCGGCGTGCGCGGGCAGAGCGAGCACGCCCCCGCGCCCGCGCTGGCGCGCCGGCGCGCCGCTGGAGGAAAGCGATGA
- a CDS encoding TolC family protein — protein MQGLLLASAICLAAAWAGAEEPLTGDAPAPRGAGATREYLLEDVPNFPTILKDQWSSRVPTTPFDGGRSNYGLLSENEAERQITLAESIALALEHNTGLKLSALSPVSATNQVRRAYAQFDPEFFGDTSKQRSNTPVQTISPFTNEDPFNNGSDLSLFSDQVEWNAGLRKRLLSGGLLSAQWQNTRLSSNPTVVNLVNPDYISTLGVGLTQPLLRDFGWRFALLVVDVAQIGEEQAYQVYKAQVAGLVENVERAYWTYALAIENVKVEVKGLDLAKELLRQNQSRFNVGSLPRTAVLESEAEVARREADLVTATALRRVARDNLRALVNARQNDGDALIMIEPADKPTVSKTDFNLDDSLHVGYGKRPELLAARANVDGRQVERKIAENRLLPRLDLVASIGLNGLGGTDAGLLQPTPTVAPGQPTPTPGSFQFLPNPQVLGGYSRSLELLTDGRYYQYLVGAQLVIPLSNASAKADYTQAKVNAEAARLDLRQTEENVTLEITQTVNNLKASLRRIEATRVARELAEENVRNQQARYDVGLATTKDLIDFQDRLTQAQREEITALTTYNILLAQLYFSEGTLLERRNVMLARDTQESAPWWARF, from the coding sequence GTGCAAGGGCTGCTCCTCGCGTCGGCGATCTGCCTCGCCGCCGCGTGGGCGGGGGCGGAGGAGCCACTCACCGGTGACGCGCCGGCGCCGCGCGGCGCCGGCGCGACGCGCGAGTACCTGCTCGAGGACGTGCCCAACTTCCCCACCATCCTGAAGGACCAGTGGAGCAGCCGGGTGCCGACGACGCCGTTCGACGGCGGCCGCAGCAACTACGGTCTGCTGTCGGAGAACGAGGCCGAGCGCCAGATCACCCTCGCCGAGAGCATCGCCCTGGCGCTCGAGCACAACACCGGCCTGAAGCTCTCCGCCCTCAGCCCGGTGAGCGCCACCAACCAGGTGCGCCGCGCCTACGCGCAGTTCGACCCCGAATTCTTCGGCGACACCTCCAAGCAGCGCAGCAACACCCCGGTGCAGACCATCAGCCCGTTCACCAACGAGGACCCGTTCAACAACGGGTCCGATCTCAGCCTGTTCAGCGACCAGGTCGAGTGGAACGCCGGCCTGCGCAAGCGCCTGCTGAGCGGCGGCCTGCTGAGCGCGCAGTGGCAGAACACCCGCCTCTCGAGCAATCCGACGGTGGTCAACCTGGTCAACCCCGATTACATCTCCACCCTCGGCGTCGGCCTCACCCAGCCGCTGCTGCGCGACTTCGGCTGGCGCTTCGCGCTGCTGGTCGTCGACGTGGCGCAGATCGGCGAGGAGCAGGCCTACCAGGTCTACAAGGCGCAGGTGGCGGGACTGGTCGAGAACGTCGAGCGCGCCTACTGGACCTATGCGCTGGCGATCGAGAACGTGAAGGTCGAGGTGAAGGGGCTCGATCTCGCCAAGGAACTGCTGCGCCAGAACCAGAGCCGCTTCAACGTCGGCTCGCTGCCGCGCACCGCGGTGCTCGAGTCCGAGGCCGAGGTGGCGCGCCGCGAGGCCGACCTGGTCACGGCGACGGCGTTGCGGCGGGTGGCGCGCGACAACCTGCGCGCCCTGGTCAACGCCCGCCAGAACGACGGCGACGCGCTGATCATGATCGAGCCGGCGGACAAGCCGACGGTGTCGAAGACCGACTTCAATCTCGACGACAGCCTGCACGTCGGGTACGGCAAGCGGCCGGAGCTGCTGGCGGCGCGCGCCAACGTCGACGGGCGGCAGGTGGAGCGCAAGATCGCCGAGAACCGCCTGCTGCCGCGCCTCGACCTCGTCGCCTCGATCGGCCTCAACGGCCTCGGCGGCACCGACGCCGGCCTGCTGCAGCCGACCCCGACGGTCGCCCCGGGCCAGCCGACGCCGACCCCGGGCAGCTTCCAGTTCCTGCCCAACCCGCAGGTGCTCGGCGGCTACAGCCGCTCGCTCGAGCTGCTCACCGACGGCCGCTACTACCAGTACCTGGTGGGAGCGCAGCTCGTGATCCCGCTCTCCAACGCCAGCGCCAAGGCCGACTACACCCAGGCCAAGGTCAACGCCGAGGCGGCGCGCCTCGACCTGCGGCAGACCGAGGAGAACGTCACCCTCGAGATCACCCAGACGGTCAACAACCTGAAGGCCTCGTTGCGCCGCATCGAGGCGACCCGGGTGGCGCGCGAGCTGGCCGAGGAGAACGTGCGCAACCAGCAGGCGCGCTACGACGTCGGCCTCGCCACCACCAAGGATCTGATCGACTTCCAGGACCGACTGACCCAGGCGCAGCGCGAGGAGATCACCGCCCTCACCACGTACAACATCCTGCTGGCGCAGTTGTACTTCTCCGAGGGCACGCTGCTCGAACGGCGCAACGTCATGCTCGCCCGCGACACCCAGGAGTCGGCGCCCTGGTGGGCACGGTTCTGA
- a CDS encoding sulfatase yields the protein MNTPPPEKISRLRRFLPPLIVVIAAALSVRSLLARPDAETWRARQVVLISIDTLRADRLGAYGFTTMPTSPNIDALAQQSVVFDRAYAAAPWTIPSLAAVQTGRYPVEVGAYTNSDALTDDAVTLAELFRARGFATAMFNTHAALGSERGGFRQGFETVVPQQVVPLVAGEHKASFAADEPALMQWLDAHARDPFFVWIHDMSPHLPPTAGNPWLTTPGWDRYDAEVRHSDDLVGRVLRKLAELRLGDELLVVVTADHGEAFGDEHGLIGHQDVMYDEVLRVPLIIGAPVFEPRRVSALVELVDLYPTIAAFADLPVPPEVRGESLRPLLLGHAAARADPYAFHMRFFFENDDSTHWLAVRDAEWKLLFKTPDHGRDGPPGWHLDDPKTYFELYRTTDDPGEQHDLYESHPEEVARLRRVFEDWTAALSARPARVEPDEATREHLRALGYE from the coding sequence TTGAACACTCCGCCACCCGAAAAAATCTCCCGCCTGCGCCGCTTCCTGCCGCCGCTGATCGTGGTCATCGCCGCCGCGCTCAGCGTGCGCTCCTTGTTGGCGCGGCCCGACGCCGAGACCTGGCGGGCGCGTCAGGTGGTGCTGATCAGCATCGACACGCTGCGCGCCGACCGGTTGGGCGCCTACGGCTTCACGACCATGCCGACGTCGCCGAACATCGACGCGCTCGCCCAGCAATCGGTGGTGTTCGACCGCGCCTACGCGGCGGCGCCGTGGACGATCCCGTCGCTGGCGGCCGTGCAGACCGGACGCTATCCGGTCGAGGTCGGCGCCTACACCAACAGCGACGCGCTGACCGACGATGCCGTCACCCTCGCCGAGCTGTTCCGCGCCCGCGGCTTCGCGACCGCGATGTTCAACACCCATGCCGCCCTGGGGAGCGAGCGCGGCGGCTTCCGCCAGGGGTTCGAGACCGTCGTGCCGCAGCAGGTGGTGCCGCTGGTGGCGGGCGAGCACAAGGCGTCGTTCGCCGCCGACGAGCCGGCGCTGATGCAGTGGCTCGACGCCCACGCGCGCGACCCGTTCTTCGTCTGGATCCACGACATGAGCCCGCACCTGCCGCCGACCGCCGGCAACCCGTGGCTGACCACCCCCGGCTGGGACCGCTACGACGCCGAGGTGCGCCACAGCGACGACCTCGTCGGCCGCGTGCTGCGCAAGCTCGCCGAGCTGCGCCTCGGCGACGAGCTGCTGGTGGTCGTCACCGCCGACCACGGCGAGGCGTTCGGCGACGAGCACGGGCTCATCGGCCACCAGGACGTGATGTACGACGAGGTGCTGCGGGTGCCGCTGATCATCGGCGCCCCGGTGTTCGAGCCGCGGCGCGTCAGCGCGCTGGTGGAACTGGTCGATCTCTACCCCACCATCGCCGCCTTCGCCGACCTGCCCGTGCCCCCCGAGGTGCGCGGCGAGAGCCTGCGGCCGCTGCTCCTCGGCCACGCCGCCGCGCGCGCCGATCCGTACGCCTTCCACATGCGCTTCTTCTTCGAGAACGACGACTCGACGCACTGGCTGGCGGTGCGCGACGCCGAGTGGAAACTGCTCTTCAAGACGCCGGACCACGGCCGCGACGGCCCGCCGGGCTGGCATCTCGACGACCCGAAGACCTATTTCGAGCTCTACCGCACGACCGACGATCCGGGCGAGCAGCACGATCTCTACGAGTCGCACCCCGAGGAGGTGGCGCGCCTGCGCCGCGTTTTCGAGGACTGGACGGCCGCGCTCTCCGCCAGGCCGGCGCGGGTCGAGCCCGATGAGGCGACGCGCGAGCACCTGCGCGCCCTGGGCTACGAGTGA
- a CDS encoding efflux RND transporter periplasmic adaptor subunit, with the protein MTGATRVLGVVTLLALLGACGRSASSEQPLAMAATPTVPEPLQITVAPVSLRPTKRLLKFVGTLFGNQEVKLSSQVEGQIEKISVDLGDRVTAGQVLVEIDDTSARAQLREVEARLAKARADEQRGRELLKSNVISPQEHEAMQTAVTVAEAQRDAMHVALAHKQVRSPLTGSVVRRLVSAGEYVRPGTPLLDLVDDDPLKLRGDVPERFADEIADGQPVQIKVDAYPDELFDGTLVRISPAANPENRSITVEAEVPNGERRLKAGFFASANIVTRADAEALVVPETAVITFAGVTKLFVVRDDIAYERQVRVGTRDDMGLVEVLEGLHPDEVVATSGLAKLENGRAVTIRKGEG; encoded by the coding sequence ATGACGGGGGCGACCCGCGTCCTCGGCGTCGTCACCCTGCTGGCGCTGCTCGGCGCCTGCGGCAGGTCCGCGAGCTCCGAGCAGCCGCTGGCGATGGCGGCAACGCCCACCGTGCCCGAGCCGCTGCAGATCACCGTGGCGCCGGTGTCGCTGCGCCCGACCAAGCGACTGCTCAAGTTCGTCGGCACGCTGTTCGGCAACCAGGAAGTGAAGCTGTCCAGCCAGGTCGAGGGGCAGATCGAGAAGATCAGCGTCGACCTCGGCGACCGCGTCACGGCCGGCCAGGTGCTGGTCGAGATCGACGACACCAGCGCCCGCGCCCAGTTGCGCGAGGTCGAGGCGCGGCTCGCCAAGGCGCGCGCCGACGAGCAGCGCGGCCGCGAGCTGTTGAAGAGCAACGTCATCTCGCCGCAGGAGCACGAGGCGATGCAGACCGCGGTGACCGTCGCCGAGGCGCAGCGCGACGCGATGCACGTGGCCCTGGCGCACAAGCAGGTGCGCTCGCCGCTCACCGGCTCGGTGGTGCGGCGGCTGGTGTCGGCGGGCGAGTACGTGCGTCCGGGCACGCCGCTCCTCGACCTGGTGGACGACGACCCGCTGAAGCTGCGCGGCGACGTGCCGGAGCGCTTCGCCGACGAGATCGCCGACGGCCAACCGGTGCAGATCAAGGTCGACGCCTACCCCGACGAGCTCTTCGACGGCACCCTCGTCCGCATCAGCCCGGCGGCGAACCCGGAGAACCGCTCGATCACCGTCGAGGCCGAGGTGCCGAACGGGGAGCGCCGCCTGAAGGCGGGGTTCTTCGCCTCCGCCAACATCGTCACCCGCGCCGACGCCGAGGCGCTGGTCGTCCCGGAGACGGCCGTCATCACCTTCGCCGGCGTCACCAAGCTGTTCGTGGTGCGCGACGACATCGCCTACGAGCGCCAGGTGCGCGTCGGCACCCGCGACGACATGGGTCTGGTCGAGGTCCTCGAGGGCCTGCACCCGGACGAGGTCGTCGCCACCTCGGGCCTGGCCAAGCTCGAGAACGGCCGCGCGGTGACCATACGCAAGGGCGAGGGATGA